The segment ATCGGTCTTCAAGCGATTCCCGTTGATCCGGTTGAGGCTGTCAAGCTCGATGGAGCTACCGAATGGCAAACCTTCCGTCACGTGGTTTTTCCCATGCTAAAGCCGATAACCACCGTGGTCGTCTCAATGAGCTTAATTAATTCTTTTAATATTTTTGATATTATTTATGTCATGACTGGTGGAGGGCCTTATCGTTCTTCTGAAACCTTAGCCGTTTCAATGTTCCGGGAATCTTTTGTTCTCTTTCATATGGGATACGGAGCGTCAATCGCAATTTTTCTCTCGGCAATCGTCTTATTTATATCCTGGATTTACATCCGAGAAGTTACCCGACATGAATTGAAATACTGAGAGGATTAAAATATGAGCTGGAAAAAAGCCATCATTTATGGAATATTAATCATTCTCTGTTTTCTCTGGATTTTACCAATTTGGCCAACGGTTTTAGTGTCCTTGAAAAGCAATCTAGAATTTGGCGTTCAAAAATTTTGGGAACTCCCCAGCCAAAATGCTTTTTGGTCTAATTTAGTGAAAGCCTGGAACCAGGCAAAATTGGGACGATACTTCATCAACAGTTTACTCTACGGGTTAATCGGTGCTGTTGGAGCAATTTTTATTGCTTCTCTGGCAGCTTTTAGTATTTCTCGATTAAATATTAAAAACTCTTTCAGCTGGTTTTTTCTGATTTGGAGCGGAACCATTTTCCCTTTTCAAATGTACCTCATACCTCTATTTAAAATGTATATGTCCTGGGGTCTGTATGATACTTTTCTTGGGATGATTCTCTTTTATATTGCTATCTGTATTCCCTTTTGTACCTTTATTTTTCGTAATTATTTTCTCACCCTTCCTGGAGAGGTTCTGGAAGCTGCCAAATTGGATGGATGTAGTAATCTAAAAGCCTATTGGAAAATTTTTATGCCTCTTTCTAAGCCGGCAATAGCTGTACTTCTTCTTTTTCAATTCACCTGGGTTTGGAACGATCTGATGTTTGGGATGGTTTTGACCCGATCTACCGAAGTAAGACCAATTATGGTGGGATTAGCACAATTGCAAGGTTTTCGTGCCGGTTCAGGAACCGATATCCCCAGTTTGATGGCTGGAGCTTTTGCCGCTTCACTCCCAACCATCATTCTGTTTGTTTTCCTCCAGAGATATTTCATTGAAGGAATGAAACTATCTACCGCTGGTGAATAAGATCGATTTTTCTTGTGCATTTTACTGGATATAACTTATTTTGTTCAACAACACCAAATGAGGGTGAAAGCCCAGAATCGTCATGCCATGGCAGGTCGCTACATTAAATAAAGATCGAGCGCAATAAATTGCACCACTGCATTTTTATTTCTTTTTTAGGGGCTCGATTTATCATGCCCGTGGATTTTCAGGATTGATTTTCATGCTATTTTACATCATTTGATGACAATGAAAATATATATATGCCGATCAATTCCCCCCCCTTTTTAGCAAAGAGGGTTAGGGGGATTTGAATTTTTTACTGCTTTGTCACTGTGAGGAAGCCAACCGGCTTTTGGTTGGACGACGTGGCAATCTCACCCACCTTCTTACATTATTCTGAGGAGCATATTTTACGACGTGATAATCTCATCTGACGCCACCAGCGTCATCCTGAGCGGTGCTTTCCCGCGTGAGGATCTCATCTTTTATCATTTTTTTAAGAATAACCTTTTAAAAATATAAAGGCACCCTCCCCGCCGTAAAACGGCACCCCTCCAAGGAGGG is part of the Candidatus Atribacteria bacterium ADurb.Bin276 genome and harbors:
- the araQ_1 gene encoding L-arabinose transport system permease protein AraQ, whose amino-acid sequence is MSWKKAIIYGILIILCFLWILPIWPTVLVSLKSNLEFGVQKFWELPSQNAFWSNLVKAWNQAKLGRYFINSLLYGLIGAVGAIFIASLAAFSISRLNIKNSFSWFFLIWSGTIFPFQMYLIPLFKMYMSWGLYDTFLGMILFYIAICIPFCTFIFRNYFLTLPGEVLEAAKLDGCSNLKAYWKIFMPLSKPAIAVLLLFQFTWVWNDLMFGMVLTRSTEVRPIMVGLAQLQGFRAGSGTDIPSLMAGAFAASLPTIILFVFLQRYFIEGMKLSTAGE